A genomic segment from Alistipes senegalensis JC50 encodes:
- a CDS encoding polysaccharide pyruvyl transferase family protein, whose translation MALGDKIQKLLRLIVNDIKVIFGKRILITASVNIDYNGELFHSNIGDDLNYYFLREISVRPIVIASETLLAKYLCKNYLVIGSTIAMLSNKKTVIWGAGMIDKVLPVNIRIGDIKAVRGPLTQEALNKKGFNCPSCNGDPALLLPLHYQPIDIKKKYEIGIIPHYADLNLLNHLSKLKDIHIIPTRGYDDWHCFIDEILQCRCIVSSSLHGLIIAEAYNVPSQWIEFDEAEDRDHFKYHDFYFSIGKEQTPLHINTNTTKEDLIAECNKWEAGTMDLKSLIASCPFPINIH comes from the coding sequence ATGGCATTGGGAGATAAAATACAGAAATTGCTTCGACTGATCGTCAATGATATAAAAGTCATATTCGGTAAGCGTATTTTAATTACTGCTTCTGTCAATATCGACTATAATGGAGAATTGTTTCATTCTAACATAGGAGATGACTTAAATTATTATTTCCTCCGTGAGATATCTGTCCGCCCTATAGTAATAGCGAGCGAAACACTTTTAGCAAAATACTTATGTAAAAATTATCTTGTCATTGGCTCGACAATAGCCATGCTGAGCAATAAGAAAACTGTTATTTGGGGTGCAGGTATGATCGACAAGGTTTTGCCTGTCAATATACGGATAGGCGATATTAAAGCAGTAAGAGGCCCCTTGACACAAGAAGCCTTAAATAAAAAAGGATTTAATTGCCCTTCTTGTAACGGCGACCCTGCTTTGCTTTTACCACTTCATTACCAGCCTATTGACATAAAGAAAAAATATGAGATCGGAATTATTCCACACTATGCAGACCTTAACTTACTAAACCATTTGAGCAAATTAAAGGATATTCATATCATTCCTACACGGGGATACGATGACTGGCATTGCTTTATAGATGAGATACTCCAATGTCGTTGTATTGTATCGTCATCCTTGCATGGATTAATCATCGCCGAAGCATATAATGTCCCTTCACAATGGATAGAATTTGATGAGGCTGAAGATCGCGACCACTTCAAATACCATGATTTTTACTTCTCAATAGGTAAAGAACAGACACCATTGCATATCAACACCAATACGACAAAAGAGGATTTAATAGCCGAATGTAATAAGTGGGAAGCAGGCACAATGGATTTGAAGAGTTTGATCGCCTCATGCCCATTTCCTATCAATATACATTAA
- a CDS encoding O-antigen ligase family protein: MPVSKFLFFSVLGLSVCFLLQRFLYAEAIAMCPHIYALAAILIVYQLLFGYQSTSEESLTYFVGKLASFAIMILSIGTDFEFYLRRSTLPFSYVILALVILGWFVHRTSSISVNYYLFGFANRNAACTLSAIGFAGFLFAKDSHSKIDYLWMSILLVTVLVGGSRNALAMCVIFIFVRYGISMRLIAVMLTLAVIIAFVLPELGIRVTAFERLLGTISGEVPLDRIAQRQGTMMMIQERPWTGWGLASPIQGKALNISQFGAHNGYLTLIMYIGLPLGITFITVIIHGVIKRLRLLRFKDNALNYHIAVIFCILFGANQEDYLVGVNQISTNLFFVSFVVTGVYSYYLRNDLIEFNDEK, from the coding sequence ATGCCTGTATCCAAGTTCTTATTCTTTAGTGTATTGGGATTATCTGTATGTTTCTTGTTACAGCGATTTTTATACGCGGAAGCCATTGCAATGTGCCCGCATATTTACGCATTAGCAGCAATTCTAATAGTATACCAATTATTATTCGGCTATCAGAGTACTTCTGAAGAATCGTTGACATACTTCGTAGGAAAACTTGCCTCTTTTGCAATAATGATCTTGTCCATAGGGACAGACTTCGAATTTTATCTAAGGAGATCAACTTTGCCATTCTCATACGTAATCTTAGCTTTGGTTATATTAGGCTGGTTTGTTCACCGCACATCATCCATATCAGTAAATTACTATCTTTTTGGTTTCGCTAACAGAAATGCAGCTTGCACATTGTCAGCCATCGGATTTGCCGGTTTTCTTTTCGCAAAAGATAGTCATTCCAAAATAGACTATTTGTGGATGAGCATTTTGCTGGTCACAGTATTAGTAGGAGGAAGCCGTAACGCTTTGGCGATGTGCGTTATTTTTATTTTTGTTCGTTATGGCATATCTATGCGCTTAATTGCTGTTATGCTGACGTTGGCAGTAATAATTGCCTTTGTCCTACCTGAACTTGGCATAAGAGTTACTGCATTTGAACGCTTGTTAGGCACAATCTCAGGCGAAGTGCCGCTTGATAGGATAGCACAACGTCAAGGAACCATGATGATGATCCAAGAGAGACCATGGACAGGCTGGGGATTAGCCTCGCCAATACAAGGCAAAGCGTTGAATATTTCTCAATTTGGGGCACATAATGGTTACTTGACTTTAATAATGTATATAGGCCTCCCATTGGGCATCACATTCATAACTGTCATAATTCATGGAGTAATTAAAAGATTAAGGCTCTTAAGGTTCAAAGATAATGCACTAAATTATCATATAGCCGTGATATTCTGCATACTATTTGGAGCCAACCAAGAAGATTATCTTGTCGGTGTCAACCAAATTTCCACCAATCTGTTTTTTGTTTCATTTGTGGTTACAGGTGTCTATAGTTATTATTTGAGAAACGATTTGATTGAATTCAATGATGAAAAATGA
- a CDS encoding alpha-1,2-fucosyltransferase: protein MKTYAYPKLSEGGGDYCWFRIGGPGLANCLFFAAKAYIYAHTVPYTQFVDPTWRKFSIGPWLRKEKDKRIYGNLFYHHGIQGFRKFWILKVSRKSNIVTFSKLGNYFHDINQHHDLIVEMFEKIVRPKSIAKVDTAWLADKIAIHVRLGDYIPQLRISIEWYKQVIYNILNINPTAQFVLFSDGKDDELVELLTIDNLKRVFYGNALADIYAISRCKMVIASDSTFSAWGAFLGQKPIIFSRRGFPSLYSGDILEAVLGEQTTIPDEFRAIILR, encoded by the coding sequence ATGAAAACATATGCATACCCAAAACTCTCGGAGGGGGGGGGAGACTATTGTTGGTTCCGTATAGGAGGTCCGGGATTGGCTAACTGCCTGTTTTTTGCAGCAAAGGCATACATTTATGCACATACCGTACCATATACACAATTTGTGGATCCCACTTGGCGCAAGTTTAGTATAGGCCCATGGCTAAGAAAGGAAAAAGACAAGCGCATTTATGGTAATCTATTTTACCATCATGGGATACAAGGCTTTCGTAAATTTTGGATACTCAAAGTTTCGCGTAAATCCAATATCGTTACGTTTTCGAAATTAGGAAATTATTTCCATGACATAAATCAGCATCACGATTTGATCGTAGAAATGTTTGAGAAAATAGTTCGCCCCAAGTCTATTGCTAAGGTAGATACCGCTTGGCTAGCCGATAAAATAGCTATCCATGTGCGCCTTGGAGACTATATCCCTCAATTAAGAATAAGCATAGAATGGTACAAACAAGTAATTTATAATATTCTAAATATCAACCCAACAGCGCAATTCGTGCTTTTCTCGGATGGGAAAGATGATGAACTTGTAGAATTACTAACGATCGACAATTTGAAACGAGTCTTCTATGGAAACGCTCTTGCCGACATCTACGCAATATCTCGATGCAAAATGGTGATAGCATCAGACTCCACATTCTCGGCATGGGGTGCTTTCCTTGGTCAAAAGCCAATCATTTTCAGTCGCCGTGGCTTTCCTTCATTATATAGTGGTGACATTCTCGAGGCAGTATTAGGGGAACAAACTACAATACCCGATGAGTTTAGAGCGATAATTCTCAGATAA
- a CDS encoding glycosyltransferase: MKLVFYSLILNNHQANVADELWELTRHSYCFVELANLQAEHRKGDSHDYSDRPYLLQAWQSKENYSKAMKLAQTAECCVFSGVHALPFQKARMKRGLLSFDMSERWLKRGVLNLFSPTILKMSLAYHFGGWGRKPLYKLCCSAFAAADQYKVGTYHGRCYKWGYFTRVEKVNVEAFPDVSTLNITPLMWCSRYLMWKHPELPILMARRLKNKGYRFILDMYGNGEYEIQTRRLAKELEVEDVVRFIGVKPNNELLDDMRRHSIFLFTSDRNEGWGAVANESMSNGCVLVASDGIGSSPYLINDGQTGLLFTSPKQSSSFNRPDIVALDSLCDKVEYLLANPRKWQDMRNRSTALMQGLWNPHIAAERLLILIDCLEKGKDTPFVEGPCSKA, translated from the coding sequence ATGAAATTAGTGTTTTATTCGCTGATACTTAATAACCATCAGGCGAATGTAGCAGATGAATTGTGGGAATTGACGAGACATAGCTATTGCTTTGTAGAACTTGCCAATTTACAAGCTGAACATCGAAAAGGAGATTCGCATGATTATAGCGATCGGCCTTATTTATTGCAGGCCTGGCAATCGAAAGAGAATTACAGCAAAGCTATGAAGTTGGCACAAACAGCTGAATGTTGTGTGTTCTCAGGAGTGCATGCTTTGCCTTTTCAAAAGGCACGAATGAAGCGAGGGCTGCTATCGTTCGACATGAGCGAGCGATGGCTGAAGCGGGGTGTTTTGAATTTATTCTCACCAACTATCTTGAAAATGTCACTCGCCTATCATTTCGGAGGTTGGGGTAGAAAACCGTTGTATAAACTTTGTTGTAGTGCATTTGCAGCAGCAGACCAATACAAAGTAGGTACTTATCATGGACGTTGCTACAAATGGGGTTATTTCACCCGGGTGGAAAAAGTTAACGTTGAAGCATTCCCGGATGTTTCCACATTAAATATCACACCACTTATGTGGTGTTCAAGATATTTAATGTGGAAACATCCGGAACTACCCATATTGATGGCCCGCCGACTCAAAAACAAGGGATATCGTTTTATACTTGACATGTATGGAAACGGAGAGTATGAAATCCAGACACGGCGACTTGCCAAAGAATTAGAGGTGGAAGATGTCGTTCGTTTCATTGGAGTCAAGCCCAATAACGAATTATTGGATGACATGCGAAGACATAGCATATTCCTTTTCACAAGTGACAGGAACGAAGGCTGGGGGGCTGTGGCCAATGAAAGCATGTCCAATGGTTGTGTGTTGGTGGCGAGCGATGGAATAGGAAGTTCTCCATATTTGATCAATGATGGGCAGACGGGGTTGTTATTTACCAGTCCCAAGCAATCAAGTAGTTTCAACCGCCCAGATATTGTAGCGTTGGATTCCTTATGCGACAAAGTGGAGTACCTGCTTGCCAATCCTCGTAAATGGCAAGACATGCGAAATCGCTCTACCGCCCTGATGCAGGGCCTATGGAATCCCCATATCGCAGCCGAAAGGCTGTTGATCCTAATCGACTGTCTGGAAAAAGGGAAAGATACTCCTTTTGTCGAAGGACCTTGTTCAAAAGCATAA
- a CDS encoding acyltransferase family protein, translating to MTPTAKALLFLIITFLPVLLTIRKQTEGGGNCQLLDFNYTNCLRGVAILLIMTGHIVGTMGFRYINPFGGTGVALFLFLSGFGCNESYKHKGLNGFWRKKVKRVLLPYGIVITLIYAFLQKSIWDLSYLLEIYGLQTTYWFIAFLIKWYIVFWATTKFILRWRVITMCFCGLLMLVFLPEIEAEQSLSFLLGVVCSEKLKSVKSLSKSRLAVITILGLVIGGLFLAIKQLPEVRQYEGESVYAIVQMMIKVPFAISLVAVLTFLPSLLKSHYLMLAGIISYELYLVHFPFYIYLEGRLMWAILLFVCSFIVAYVFNRFNVKISKLIG from the coding sequence ATGACACCAACAGCAAAAGCCCTTTTGTTTTTAATTATCACTTTTTTACCTGTTTTACTAACTATTAGAAAACAGACTGAAGGGGGGGGGAATTGCCAACTGTTAGATTTTAACTATACAAATTGCCTGCGAGGCGTGGCTATCTTGTTGATTATGACAGGTCACATAGTAGGCACGATGGGGTTCAGATACATCAATCCGTTTGGAGGAACAGGTGTTGCATTATTCTTATTTTTATCTGGATTTGGGTGCAACGAATCCTACAAACACAAAGGCTTAAATGGCTTCTGGCGAAAAAAAGTGAAAAGGGTATTATTACCATATGGCATAGTCATAACGCTGATATATGCTTTTTTGCAGAAATCCATTTGGGACCTTTCATATTTGCTTGAAATCTATGGTTTGCAGACAACTTACTGGTTTATTGCATTTCTAATAAAATGGTACATTGTTTTTTGGGCAACCACAAAATTTATATTGAGATGGCGGGTGATTACCATGTGTTTCTGCGGACTTCTGATGCTGGTGTTTTTACCTGAGATAGAGGCTGAGCAATCTCTATCTTTTCTGCTTGGTGTAGTTTGTTCTGAGAAACTTAAAAGCGTGAAATCACTTTCAAAGAGTAGATTGGCTGTAATAACAATTTTGGGGCTCGTGATCGGGGGTTTATTTTTAGCCATCAAACAATTACCAGAGGTGCGCCAATATGAAGGAGAATCTGTTTATGCAATTGTTCAAATGATGATTAAGGTGCCTTTTGCGATTTCATTAGTAGCAGTGCTGACATTTCTACCTTCATTGCTGAAAAGTCACTATTTAATGCTTGCCGGCATCATATCATACGAGTTGTACTTAGTCCATTTCCCATTTTACATCTATTTAGAAGGAAGATTGATGTGGGCCATACTATTGTTCGTCTGTTCCTTTATTGTGGCGTATGTCTTTAATCGATTCAATGTAAAGATTTCAAAACTAATAGGATAG
- a CDS encoding glycosyltransferase family 4 protein, producing the protein MEKAYQLKYYVIITPFFPTDSKFQGPFIYDLVRAIEKSGKYKGVLVFKPKSNHDKRSFYTYQGIKVHLFKMVNLPSYIFNGSLNWLNAKLFIRALMKSKIKADEIAVAHGHTSSFGALCLALKRFNNNITTILHHHDPDPFTIRNGRYASNLLNLYIRASINIKLFENIDLHIAISNYVKDNLLAFPLCADYEMFPSYLKQIRLLSKLHLPKCRIKNTYVLYNGVDLEKFHPAHKDINRNDFVIGCVANFVDWKNQITILKALNILVKQKQITNLKVLFVGSGPELKNCINYVSENNLIKQVDFLSEVDHSCLPSFYHHLDLFVLPSYFEGFGCVYTEAYACGVPFMCCEHQGAAECIKPSERDKWQFPPHNYNALAGLIERQYKERNTQHLCKDYDINILVGRYLATIEKL; encoded by the coding sequence ATGGAAAAGGCTTATCAGCTAAAGTATTATGTCATAATAACGCCATTTTTCCCTACAGACTCCAAGTTTCAAGGGCCATTTATATACGACCTCGTTAGGGCTATCGAAAAGTCTGGAAAGTATAAAGGAGTACTTGTGTTCAAGCCTAAAAGCAACCATGATAAAAGGTCATTTTATACCTACCAAGGCATAAAGGTTCACTTGTTTAAAATGGTTAACTTGCCTTCATACATCTTTAATGGCTCATTAAATTGGCTAAATGCCAAGCTATTCATTAGGGCTCTAATGAAGAGCAAAATCAAGGCAGACGAAATTGCAGTAGCACATGGGCATACATCATCATTCGGGGCTTTATGCCTTGCTTTGAAACGATTTAACAACAATATAACGACTATATTACATCACCATGACCCAGATCCTTTCACAATCAGAAATGGTAGATATGCAAGCAATTTGCTTAACCTATATATACGAGCGTCTATTAACATTAAACTATTTGAGAATATAGATTTGCATATAGCTATTAGTAATTATGTAAAAGACAACCTGCTCGCATTTCCACTATGTGCAGACTATGAAATGTTTCCTTCTTATTTGAAACAAATCAGACTATTAAGTAAGCTGCATTTGCCGAAATGTAGAATCAAGAATACATATGTGCTTTACAATGGCGTTGATCTTGAAAAATTTCATCCTGCTCACAAAGATATTAATCGTAATGACTTTGTGATTGGATGTGTTGCAAACTTTGTTGATTGGAAAAATCAAATTACCATACTTAAAGCTTTGAATATATTGGTCAAACAAAAACAAATCACCAATCTAAAAGTCTTATTCGTTGGTAGTGGTCCGGAATTAAAAAACTGCATCAATTATGTATCCGAAAATAATTTAATAAAACAAGTTGATTTTTTAAGCGAAGTAGATCACTCTTGTTTACCATCATTCTATCATCACCTTGACCTGTTTGTCTTACCAAGTTATTTCGAGGGTTTTGGGTGTGTTTATACCGAGGCATATGCTTGTGGAGTTCCATTTATGTGTTGTGAACACCAAGGTGCTGCAGAATGTATAAAACCAAGTGAACGGGATAAATGGCAATTTCCTCCTCACAACTATAATGCATTGGCAGGGTTGATTGAGCGTCAATATAAGGAACGGAATACGCAACACCTATGTAAGGATTATGATATCAATATTCTCGTAGGGCGTTACCTCGCAACAATAGAAAAGTTATAG
- a CDS encoding glycosyltransferase — protein MKVLQTIAGFGMLYGGIATCTYDLIRAMHNIGFPLDLLTLDVRNPADKLMGKGEDWIKTLPNDTVTPYEYSKGIAQYLKSKEYDLYHTNGLWMYCNHITCSMARRKGRPYIITPHGMLYPNALHRSYWKKWPLIQLCFRKDINQADCLHVTCKAEMEHIRNFGYHGAIAIIPNPANLPDYLEEIASAKSIFLKCNLPKKFGFLGRLHPIKKVENLLYGMAMLSHPQDCGLVIMGKGDDNYEQFLRNEVKRLELKNVTFKGFVSGREKYEQLARLSCLFLPSDSENFGMIVTEALSVGTPVMASLGTPWEELNTTGCGWWIDRSPENIAHVMQNVIETPVPKLLAMGEKGRQLVQEKFTSIQVARQMQQLYEWLGGYEKKPEFIYE, from the coding sequence ATGAAAGTATTACAGACCATCGCCGGATTTGGTATGCTGTACGGAGGGATTGCTACTTGTACATACGACCTGATTCGAGCCATGCACAATATTGGGTTCCCTCTTGACTTACTAACCTTGGACGTAAGGAATCCAGCAGACAAACTGATGGGCAAAGGCGAAGATTGGATTAAGACTTTGCCCAATGACACGGTTACACCTTACGAGTATTCTAAGGGCATAGCCCAATATCTCAAAAGTAAGGAATATGACCTATACCACACCAACGGATTATGGATGTATTGCAATCACATCACCTGCTCCATGGCAAGACGCAAAGGCAGGCCTTACATAATCACTCCGCATGGAATGCTTTATCCCAATGCCCTGCACCGCTCTTATTGGAAAAAATGGCCATTGATACAACTCTGCTTTCGCAAGGACATCAATCAAGCCGATTGCCTGCATGTAACTTGCAAAGCAGAGATGGAACATATACGGAACTTTGGCTATCACGGAGCAATAGCCATCATCCCCAACCCTGCGAACTTACCCGATTATTTGGAAGAGATTGCATCGGCAAAGTCAATCTTTCTTAAATGTAATCTACCCAAAAAGTTCGGTTTCCTTGGCAGGCTACACCCTATAAAAAAAGTGGAGAACCTGCTTTACGGAATGGCCATGTTATCCCATCCACAGGATTGCGGACTCGTAATAATGGGCAAGGGAGATGACAATTATGAGCAATTCCTACGCAATGAAGTTAAACGGCTTGAACTGAAAAACGTGACATTCAAAGGTTTTGTGTCTGGACGTGAGAAATATGAGCAATTGGCACGACTATCATGTCTATTCTTGCCCAGCGACTCTGAAAATTTCGGCATGATCGTCACAGAGGCTTTGTCCGTAGGGACACCAGTAATGGCAAGTCTTGGTACACCGTGGGAGGAATTGAACACAACAGGTTGTGGCTGGTGGATAGATCGCTCACCTGAAAACATTGCCCATGTAATGCAGAATGTAATAGAAACGCCAGTCCCTAAACTACTTGCTATGGGCGAAAAAGGACGGCAACTTGTGCAAGAGAAATTTACTTCTATCCAAGTGGCTCGGCAGATGCAGCAGTTATACGAATGGCTGGGCGGATATGAAAAGAAACCTGAATTTATATATGAGTAA
- a CDS encoding glycosyltransferase family 2 protein, with translation MSYPKVSIIIPIYGVADYISNCLDSVIAQDYKNMEVLLINDCTPDDSILIAKQIIAIYEGPIEFKIINHQTNQKLAAARNTGIRNASGEFLFFLDSDDKLSPNAISSLVNEAIASGADVTTANRKAIDWETGKTYKMLEGDYPRLRVTHIDRAKNIQIHGTAWNKLIRRDFVIKNKLYFKERIVYEDDLWMFQLYCCRPSFSCITDVTYTYYIRHSSIMQTYSEHHLLSRIVVAQEAIAYLPQVNREMLAYACWSAENFRQGALISCLTNVKGLASYGRIYEYLYRYDIDYKNYMSSKYITWTAKLRFLGNTMPSSIGKWWNLLFIRIMLWKDRHNYPYLIKNKIHLSSSFWNNLRENGIGR, from the coding sequence ATAAGAATATGGAAGTGTTATTGATTAACGATTGCACTCCTGATGACAGCATACTTATAGCCAAACAAATCATTGCTATATATGAAGGCCCCATAGAGTTCAAAATAATAAATCATCAAACCAATCAGAAACTAGCCGCAGCACGCAACACAGGAATCCGTAATGCGAGCGGAGAATTTCTTTTCTTCTTGGACAGCGATGACAAACTATCCCCTAATGCTATCAGCAGCCTTGTCAATGAGGCTATCGCTTCGGGAGCAGATGTTACTACTGCTAACCGTAAAGCCATAGATTGGGAGACTGGAAAAACATATAAAATGCTTGAGGGTGATTACCCCCGTTTGAGAGTTACACATATCGACCGGGCAAAGAATATCCAAATTCATGGTACTGCATGGAATAAGTTGATACGGCGCGATTTTGTTATCAAGAACAAACTGTATTTTAAGGAAAGAATTGTCTATGAAGACGATTTGTGGATGTTCCAACTCTATTGCTGCCGTCCAAGTTTCAGTTGTATCACAGACGTCACTTATACATATTATATTAGGCATTCATCAATAATGCAAACATATTCAGAACACCATTTGTTGTCAAGAATTGTCGTAGCGCAAGAAGCAATTGCATACCTGCCACAAGTGAATAGAGAAATGCTTGCTTACGCTTGTTGGTCGGCTGAAAATTTTCGCCAAGGTGCACTTATCTCATGCTTAACCAATGTCAAGGGCCTTGCCTCCTATGGTCGCATATACGAATATCTATATCGATACGATATCGATTACAAGAACTATATGTCGTCGAAATATATAACATGGACAGCCAAATTAAGGTTTTTGGGCAACACCATGCCATCGAGTATTGGGAAATGGTGGAATCTCCTATTTATCAGGATAATGCTTTGGAAAGATCGCCACAATTACCCCTATTTAATAAAAAATAAAATTCATTTGAGCTCTTCATTTTGGAATAATCTACGAGAAAATGGCATTGGGAGATAA
- a CDS encoding acyltransferase family protein has product MARQRALNEYDLLKVFATFLVVIGHVTIRYNTTSYPALNTTVPQIITQSIYLFHMPLFMALSGAVYKLGELKYNQFLSFVRNKAQRLIIPYFFVGLFFLIPSICLFQVQNNSEIFKLIGNLLLGRDCRHLWYLLALFEILVAHYILTKWSKIDLAFLLVGSIIMSTFYSNYFDDGLFSINMAVRYYPYFITGALIAQRKAIPTPCFYALSAMLIALIIKINHYAQIDILLSIILPIPIIVLFIVEARLVMNKYTFDKTWFRIILEYSFSIYLFHVPIIYIFDKVVPFVNLPVSITTTIIVAILASMFIAVIIRLLHGRRFIGEK; this is encoded by the coding sequence ATGGCACGACAAAGAGCGCTGAATGAATATGACTTATTAAAGGTTTTTGCTACATTTCTTGTCGTGATAGGTCATGTTACAATAAGATATAACACCACATCATATCCAGCGCTCAATACGACCGTCCCACAAATCATCACGCAAAGTATATACCTGTTCCACATGCCATTATTCATGGCTCTAAGTGGAGCAGTATACAAATTAGGCGAACTAAAATATAATCAGTTCCTTTCTTTTGTCAGAAACAAAGCACAACGATTGATTATTCCCTATTTTTTTGTTGGGTTATTCTTTTTAATCCCATCTATTTGTTTATTTCAAGTTCAAAATAACAGTGAAATCTTCAAGCTAATAGGTAATCTTCTATTGGGACGAGATTGTCGCCATTTATGGTATTTACTAGCTTTATTTGAAATACTTGTGGCGCATTACATCCTTACAAAATGGAGTAAAATAGATTTGGCTTTTTTGTTGGTTGGAAGTATAATTATGTCAACATTTTATTCGAATTATTTCGACGATGGTCTGTTTTCCATAAATATGGCAGTCAGGTATTATCCTTACTTCATTACAGGAGCATTGATAGCGCAAAGAAAAGCAATCCCGACACCTTGCTTTTATGCACTATCAGCTATGCTGATTGCCTTAATAATTAAAATAAACCACTATGCGCAGATCGATATACTGTTGAGCATTATCTTGCCTATTCCCATAATCGTCCTTTTCATTGTAGAAGCCCGTCTTGTTATGAATAAATACACATTCGACAAGACATGGTTCAGAATCATTCTGGAATACAGTTTTTCCATATACTTATTTCATGTGCCAATCATCTACATATTTGACAAAGTCGTACCATTTGTAAATCTACCGGTGTCAATAACAACTACTATCATAGTTGCGATACTTGCATCAATGTTTATTGCTGTAATCATAAGATTGTTACATGGAAGACGTTTTATTGGAGAAAAGTGA
- a CDS encoding glycosyltransferase — protein MEDVLLEKSDHRHPDVIIFIHNINLCGGTEIMALNLMEAMNSSDLKCRILSLIPYKGDNENILSFHQSAVKQYLQIAKSPIYKLLAPQKHSHILKNLLSNVVETIQPKLLINFTYDLLPATPENNGKTQMCGIFHWSVYGYEQSIIKQIKHKPFFQRYLSSALFTYNTREIHHSLLRLDKLIVLTHAGKREALSLTPKICAKRIHVIPNFIPYDKPCQNISALNNKIAIFVGRLSNEKGCYRLLDIWEAISHKNPDWHLNIYGEGNEQRGMEYIIKQKKLPNIHFCGFQKDIANIYKNADILLCTSDSEGFGLVLVEAMYYGVIPFSFDCPVSPRELINNAGVLVRCYDCQEYAHLVNDLIASPDRMKQLQFNAITQAIKFYQSTIIEQWKRLIS, from the coding sequence ATGGAAGACGTTTTATTGGAGAAAAGTGATCATAGACATCCCGATGTTATAATCTTCATCCATAATATCAATCTATGCGGCGGTACAGAAATTATGGCTTTGAATCTGATGGAAGCCATGAATTCATCAGATTTGAAGTGTCGAATACTATCGCTTATTCCTTATAAGGGGGACAATGAAAATATATTATCATTTCATCAATCCGCAGTAAAGCAATATCTACAAATAGCAAAGTCGCCAATATATAAACTGCTTGCACCACAGAAACATTCACACATATTAAAGAACCTATTAAGTAATGTAGTAGAAACAATACAGCCCAAATTACTCATTAACTTTACATATGACCTTTTACCCGCCACTCCTGAAAACAATGGAAAAACTCAAATGTGCGGAATTTTTCATTGGTCTGTATATGGATATGAACAATCAATTATTAAACAAATTAAACATAAACCATTTTTTCAACGATACTTATCTTCAGCATTGTTTACTTATAACACAAGGGAAATCCATCATAGTTTGCTCCGTTTAGATAAATTGATAGTTCTTACCCATGCAGGGAAAAGGGAAGCATTAAGTCTCACGCCCAAGATATGTGCTAAACGGATTCATGTAATTCCCAATTTTATTCCATACGATAAACCATGCCAAAATATTTCTGCCCTAAACAACAAGATTGCCATATTCGTAGGCAGATTGAGCAACGAAAAAGGTTGTTATCGTCTTTTAGATATTTGGGAGGCAATATCCCATAAGAACCCTGATTGGCATTTGAATATATACGGCGAGGGAAATGAACAGAGAGGAATGGAGTATATAATCAAACAAAAGAAACTTCCCAATATTCATTTCTGCGGATTTCAAAAAGATATTGCCAATATATATAAAAATGCTGATATACTATTGTGCACTTCCGACTCGGAAGGGTTCGGATTAGTATTGGTCGAGGCAATGTATTATGGAGTCATCCCATTTTCATTTGACTGTCCTGTTTCCCCCCGAGAACTAATTAACAATGCAGGAGTATTAGTCAGATGCTATGATTGTCAAGAGTATGCGCATCTTGTCAATGATTTAATAGCATCACCAGATAGAATGAAACAACTACAGTTTAATGCCATAACGCAAGCCATAAAATTCTACCAATCAACAATCATTGAGCAATGGAAAAGGCTTATCAGCTAA